The DNA window TCATCGTGCACTGGTTCGGGAACGAACCGTTCCACACTGGTGAGGTCCATGCCGACCTGCGTCCCCAGGTGCGCAAGCATCGCAGCGCGAAGCCCTGGATCGGACGCCAGCCAGGTCAGGGATGTGGTTGCCGCGATCTCGCCCATGCTCATGAACCAGCCCTCGCCGGCAAGTTGGCCCAGCAGTGGGACTCGGCCATCCGGGGAGGCAGTGTCTGCCATGGCCACACCGTAGACCGCCGCGGGACACATGCGTTACGGGCCGGGGTTCCCGACGCTACGGCGAGGGGCAAAGTAGGGCTCCGGTAGTGCCCGGGACCTGCAGGCGCCCAGTGCGAGTGGTCTCTACGATGAGGCCGAGGGCCTTGCGCGCGAGGAGCCCGGAGCGTCAGGTCTCCTCGGCCGCCGCCAGCGCCAGTGTCGCCTGCGCCTGGGCTGTCGCCGCTATGGCGGCGGCCTCCGAGGGCTCGTAGGGGTTGTCCGCGGCCGCCGTGGACAGGCGGTCGGCCTTCATGCGTGCCTCGCGGTACTGCGCGTGGTAGTCGCTCATGGAGGAACCCTACGGTCGCCCGCCCGCGGGAGCCGGTCGGCAGGGGCCGAGGGACGCCACCGAAATCGGCGTCGTCGCAACGGTGACGATCCCCCACCGACCGAAAAGCCCACTGTAAGCCCTGATCGCCGAGCTGCGCGAGTGGACGCACACGCACGACCCGCACGTGCGCGCCGCCGTCGAGCTGCTCATCGACTACGACGATGCCATGTGGCTGCGTCGTCCCGAGTTTACCGACCGGTTCGTCGCCGACACGCACCCGAGACCACCCGGGCGCTCTGCCACGGCCGCTCTCGGACATCCCGTGTAAACCCACAGCGGCGGTGGGCGCCGGGCCCTGAGCGAGCGGGCCCGCGGAGCATACGCGCCAGATGATCAACCGACCCGCGCGCGGCTTCCAGTCGGCTCCGGGACGCCGCCGCGCGCGGCGGCGTCCCGGAGCCCAAAACCGGGTGCCGGTGCTCCGTGACGGTTCACAGGCCCAGCTCTCAACCACGCGCGGCATTCGCTTCTGATCCCGTGTGGACCGATGACCTGGTGAGGTACCGAACAGCGAAAAGAGCAGCCAGCGAAAACGCCACTCCGGTGATGTAGCCGGCACTGTTGGCAACGAGGTCGACTGTGTCGCTCTGCCTGCCCGTGCCCAGGGCCGATTGCGACGCCTCGATGGCGAAGGAAAACAGCGGCCCCGCGAGCCACATGACAATGGAAGTATTGGCCGCGAGGAACACGATGATCCCAAGGGGGACAAAGAGGAGCATATTCAACCCGGCCATCTGCCAGGTGAGACCGGCATCTGCATAGCGAAAAGCGTCGACGGGGTTGAGAGTGATACTGGGATCCGACTGTCCTGTCTCGCTCCACCCTCCCACTGGACGCACCAGAATATAAAAATACACCAAGAAAATCAGGGGAGCGATTGCTTTCGATGCCGCGAAAGACTTCCTTTTCTTGTGCTTTGCCAGTGCCGCAAAAAAAGAGATGGGAAGAAATGCAAGCAGGGCAAGGGAAAACGTTGCGTAGTTCAAGTAAAGAAGAATTTGCCACATGATGGGGATATTATACAGAAGTAGGCGGGTTCTGGTCCGCCTACTTCACTGGTGTGGGGGTGTTGTGCCGAAACGGTCGGGGCACTCCCCCCACCCCAAACGCCTCGTTGGGCCGTTCAGCCTGCTACCGTTCTAGGCGCAGCTGACCGGCGGGAGGTTGAACTGCTGCTGGCCCCTCGCGGTCATGTACCCGGTCACCGAGCCGCTCGTGTTGATCTGGTTCCAGACCTCACTCACAGTCTGCCCGGCGCCCACGTTGTTGATCCATCCGCGCTCGGGGTTGTTCCCGCTGTTGTAGAATCCGAACTTAACGTCAACGGGACTGCCGGAGTACTTGTTGTAGGAGATGCGAACGTAGGTGCAGTTCGTAGCCTGGATCTCCAGCAAACCGTTGGACAGTTCCGTTTCGCTATCGCCTAGAGGCTGCGGTTCATCAGCCGGAACGATGGTTCCATCCTCGTAGATGGTTACCTCGACGCTCCGGGTGTTCGTGTTCTCCGCGGCGGCATTGGCAGGAGCCACCGATAGGAGAGGCATGACTATCCCGGTAACAGCGATGAGTGCGATGGATGAGATTCGCTTCAACGGGGTTCCTTTCTGGTGTGATGCAGGCAGGATGGACCCTCAAGTACGAAAATAACTTTCAATATTCTCGCAAAAGCAGATAGTAGTTTTCCCGATGCATGCAGTCAAGGAGCAGGTTGGAGGGTGCTGACGGGAGCGATGGTGCGCAATGCGTTGTGGCCGAATTCGGCCAGAGGGTTGAAACTGCAGGGTATTGATTTAGAGTACTGATTAGTGTTTCTGTTCCGCGATAACGTATTGACGTTTCCCGGGTTTTTGGTTAGAGAAGAGTGAGGCCGATATGGTGCTGGGCACGGCTTCACGCATATGTGTCGGGTATGCAAGGAAGTGATTCAGAACACATTTGGCCGGTGCTCCTGAATCGGGAACCTAGGTGGCCACGGCCCCCAGCACCTGCGCACCGCCGACGACGGCGCCCAGCGGGCCGACCGCGTGGTCGCGGTGGCGCTGCTCGGCGAACTCCAGCTCCCGGGAGATCAGCTCGGCGCAGCGCTCGGGGTGAAAGACGCGCACCGGTCGGCCGCTGGCGGCCTCGGCCTAATGGACGTGGTCGACCTGGCCGCCGTTGGCCGCCAGCGAGTCGCGCAGCCAGGCGAGCGTGTCTTCGCCCGCGGTGAAGGTCCAGGTGTCCCCGCCGGTCACGACGGTGACCATGCCCGGGCCCGTGTGGACCGGAGTTGAGGAAGCTGAGTACAGAAATTAGCGGTAGCACTCTCTGTGACTGTTATTGCTCAGAGTCACCTTTCTGGCTTGCTGGGATACCGGTATATGCTTGAGCGGGTGACGTCGAATCCAGCGGCGATATGGGGGCTGGACTGGCAAGCTCGCGTATCCAAGTAGCGCCAATTCGAGGCTGGGCTCCCGCTGAGTGATCACGGAGAGTCGTGTTCGGGGGCGTAACGGATCCAGGCGCTGCCTGCGTCGGCAGCGATGCGGGGCGGAGATCCTGGTCCTCAAGGTGCCGGTGAAGGTCGGCCTCCTCGCGGGCGTCACCGGATCACCGGGGCGCCGGATGAGGGGTGGGCTTTGACCTGACCAGCAATCCGCCGTAGGCCGCGGGGCCCGGCACCCAGGTCCGTCCCAGGTGTCGGGGTCCTGTGTGCGAGGGACTGGATCCCGAAGCAGCAGCAGCGGTGAGTGGAGCCAGCAACTCCATGGCATTGATCTGTTCCGTTTTTAGGAACACTCCAATGAACGTGCAGCGCACGTATTCATCGAATCCGAATTAATCGCGTGTGTTTTCCCTCTCTATGCCATGGAAAGAAATAATCCGCTCCCAAATACGCCTAAAAAGAGAGGTGTTCTCTTTCATGCGGGCGATCTCCCGTGTCATTGCCGTTGCCGGTGCCACAGCCTTGGCATGCAGCCTGGCTCCCGCAGCAGCAGCTGACGACACAGCGCCAGATCCCCAGGTGGTGAAGAAGGAGACCGAGGCCGACACGACGACACTGACCTACGACAACGGCTCGACCTTCACCTCCATCGCCCCGCTGGACGGCTCCTTCAACTGGACCGCGGAGTTCGACGTAGGGATTTACTCCCGCACCTACTCCACCCCCAACAACGGCACCCACGAGGTGCAAGTCGACTCGATCACCAACTGCGACCCCGCCCACGGCACCGCCTATATCCGCCTGGAGCGCGACCAACTGATCGGCTGGTCCTCCGAGGGAACCCAGACCATCGACTGCGACGGCGGCACCGCTACCTTCACCGGTATCGACTCGGGCACCTTCCGCTGGTACATGCGCGTCCACGGCGACTCCAGCGGCAGCGAGTTCGGTCGCGACGCCAGCGGCACCACCACCTACCCCTGATCGGCGGTATACCCGGCGACCACAGCGGGCCCCGCACTTCCGGTACGGGGCCCGACCCGCCACCACCACCAGGTCAGCCCAGCACCCAGCAGCCCTCCGGCGGCATTGAGCACAACATCGTCCACAGAGGAGACGTGCCCGGTTGCCAGGAGGTACTGAGTAAGCTCTACGACCGCCGACAGCGCGGCGGATACGGCCAGTACCCGATACCACCGGGCCAGCCACCGGCCATAGGCCAACGGCAGCAGCGCCCCCAGCGGCACGAACAGGGCAATGTTGCCCCCACTCTGATACAGCGTGGTCATGCTCATGCCGGTGCTCAGCATCCCGGTGAAAGGAACCAGGACCACACCGCCTCCGCTGCCCGGATTGACCAGGGTCAGCACGGATACCAGCAGCAGCGCACACGGCACGAGAACGTCAGCCGTGCTGTCGAGCAGGACCCTGACCCGCACCGCCGGTTTGTCCCGGCGGATCCGCCACCACACCAGCGCGGTGATGGCCAGCGCCACGGCGGGCGAGAAAACAACCGCTGCCTCCAGGGCAACGGTGACTGAAGAAAATCCCATGGGGGATCGCATCATATCGTGGGCACTCGGAACTGCGGGATAAGCGTTCCGGAGTCCGGTCCAGGTTTTCCTCATGGCCAGGATTTATATTTCTGACATGCAGAGATAACGGCCCGAGGTTCTCGCTTCCTGGAAAAGTCCAGTTCCCGATATCGCTACCGCTGGCACCGATATCGGAGGCAGAGGGGACTGAGGAAGCTGAGTACAGAAATTAACGGTAGTACTCTCTGTGGCTGTTATTGCTCAGAGTCACCTTCTGACTTGCTGGGATACCGGTAGATGCTTGAGCGGGTGACGCCGAACTCGGCAGCGATCTGGGCTGATGTTGCTTCGGTTCAGTGGACAGGTGTCCGCTTGGCCGTACCCATGGCCCGCGCCTGACCGTCGAGGCGGAAGAACTGTTCCAGCTCGCCCACAGACATCTTGGCGGGAAAGCGAGCGTAGCGGGCGATCTGTGCGTCGGAGAGGAAATCATGTGGCATGGGCCGGAACGTAGGGCCACCGCACTCGCCCATCAGGGCAGTGTCACCAAACCGCAGCCAAGATCACGGCCTTAGGTCCTGTTTTTCGGACGCTTGTCCTGCTGCGCGCCGCCCCGGGACACCGCCCGGCGGCGTTCCCGCCGGTCGGCGGAGGATCCGCTCCGCCTCCTTCCTCGGAGGTCGTACCGGGGCGGCACCGGAGACGCCGCCCGCGACGAACAGCGCCCGAAAAACAGGACTTAGCGCCAATTTCTGTACTCAGCTTCCTCAGACCCCCACCCCGCGCACCGCGGCAGGCGGCGCAGCAGCTGGCGTCGGTCCGGGTAGTGGCCTAGTATTGGCCCTGTAACACAGTGACGAATTGCGAACATAATGTCAGTTCGTCAGCAGTCGGCCCGTTGCCCGACGGGCCCGCGAGGGGGGACAGTACGACTATGGCGACAATCCTGTTCGTCGTTACCGGCGCCGACCACTGGACGCTGGCCGACGGCACGCAGCACCCGACCGGCTTCTGGGCCGAGGAGCTGGTGGCGCCCTACCGGGCCTTCACCGGCGCCGGCCACGAGGTCACCTTCGCCACCCCCGGCGGCGTGGTACCGACCGTCGACCAGGGCAGCCTGGCGCCGGAGGTCAACGGGGGAGAGGACGGCGCCCGCGAGATGCGCCAGGCCCTGGACGGCATCAGCGAGCTGAACCGGCCGCTGAAGCTGGAGGAGGTCGCCGCGGCCGACTACGACGCGGTGTTCTACCCCGGTGGACACGGCCCGATGGAGGACCTGGCGGTCAACGCCGACTCGGCGCGCCTGCTCACCGCGGCCCTGAGGTCGGGCCGGCCGCTCGGGGTGGTGTGCCACGCGCCGGCCGCCCTGCTGGCCACCGAGGACGCCCCGGGCGGCTCGCCGTTCGCGGGCTACCGGCTGACCGGCTTCACCAACACCGAGGAGGCCCAGGCGGGGCTGGCGGACAGCGCCCCGTGGCTGTTGCAGGACCGCCTCGTCGCGCTGGGCGCGGAGTTCGTCGAGGGCGACCCGTGGGCGCCCAACGTGGTGGCCGACCGCAACCTCCACACCGGCCAGAACCCGTCCTCCTCGGGCCCGCTCGCGGCGAGGATGCTCGAGGAACTGGACTAACGACATGGAAGGCGACCGTCTCACCCAGATCCTGGAGGGCACCTACGAGTGTCTGGCCAGGTACGGAGTCCGGCGCACCACGATGGACGACATCGCCGGTGCCGTCGGGATCTCGCGGTCGGCCCTCTATCAGTACGTCAGCAACAAGGACGACGCCGTCCGCAGACTCGTCCGGTGCCTGCACGACCGGGCGCTGGAGCGGGCGCGGGCGGCGGCCGAGTCCGCGGATCCTCCCGTGCAGCGGGTGCGGGGCGTCCTGGACGCCAAGCTGGCCCTGTTCCTGGAGCTGAGCGGGGAGTCCCCGCACACGGGCGAACTGCTGGACGCCAAGACGCGCCTGTTCGGCGACATCTGCCGCGACTTCACCGCGGAACTGCGCGAGCTCCTCGCCGGGGTGTTCGCCGAGGCCGGGACGGCGGAGGTCGAACCCGGCGAGGCCGCCGACATCTGCCTCGCGCTGGTGATCGGACTGGAGTCGGTGTCCGAACCCGAGCGGCTGCTCGGCCCCGCCGCGGACGCGGTGGCCGCCGGCCTGCTGCGCGGGTGAGGCGCGGAACAGCGGCCCGGGCGGAGAGCCGCGGCGGGCACAGCCGGAAACGCAACAACACGAGAGAACGAGGAAGAGGCGGAATGCGCACTGTCACGCTCAACAACGGAGTCGAGATGCCGCAGCTGGGCTTCGGCGTCTGGCAGGTGCCGGACGAGGAGGCCCACTCGGCGGTGACCACCGCCCTGAAGTCGGGCTACCGCAGCATCGACACCGCCAGTATCTACAAGAACGAGACGGGAACCGGCCAGGCGCTGCGGGACTCCGGTATCGCCCGCGACGAGCTGTTCGTCACCACCAAGCTGTGGAACAGCGACCAGGGCTACGACGAGGCGCTGCGCGCGTTCGACGCGAGCCTGGAGCGGCTGGGGCTGGAGTACGTGGACCTGTACCTCATCCACTGGCCGATGCCGGGGTACGGCTGGTACGTGGACACGTGGAAGGCCCTGGAGCGCATCCACGCCGACGGGCGGGCCCGCGCCATCGGTGTGTCCAACTTCACCGAGGCGACCCTGGGGCGCCTGCTGGCCGAGGCCGAGGTGGTACCGGCGGTGAACCAGATCGAGCTGCATCCGCAGCTGGCGCAGTCGGGGATGCGCGCGGTCGGCGCCGAGCACGGCATCGCCACCGAGGCATGGAGTCCGCTGGGCCAGGGCAAGGGGCTCCTCCAGGAGCCGGTGCTGTCCGAGGTGGCCGGCAAGCACGGCAAGACGGCGGCGCAGGTGGTGCTGCGCTGGCACCTGCAGCTGGGCAACATCGCCATCCCCAAGTCGGTGACGCCGTCGCGGATCGAGGAGAACATCGACGTGTTCGACTTCTCCCTGGACTCCGAGGACATGGAACGCATCGCGACCCTGGACAGCGGTGAGCGTATCGGGGCCGACCCCGACACGATGAACTGGCTCGGCTGACCCTCCCCGAGGTCGGAGTGAGCGCCGGTGTGTGGAACGTGCCGTCCCGCATACCGGCGCTTTTCCCAGTGGTCTCGCTCCGTGCGGGAAATCGGGGGCTTCCCATGGTGGGCAACACGCGGCACAGAGGGTATTATGGGGAGCGATCGTGGTTTCTGTGTAGTTGTTTGACCGTAGTGTTTTGCCCTCGCGGAAGTCGACGCGGGCGGTTGCCTGGCCAGTGATGGTGAGGCGCGCCGCAGTTCGAGCGCGATCATGGGGGTCCGCGACCGCGGGCCCGACACCCATCACTCGTCAGGAGAAGACATGGTTCAGGGAACCGTGAAGTGGTTCAACAGCGACAAGGGTTTCGGCTTCATCAGCCGCGATGAGGGCGGCCCGGATGTGTTCGTGCACTACAGCAACATCGCGGGCAGTGGTTTCCGTAACCTCGAAGAGGACCAGCGCGTCGAGTTCTACGTGACTCAGAGCCCGAAGGGCCCGCAGGCCGAGGACGTGCAGGCGCTGTAACGGTCAACGACCGTTGACGGCGTGATGCCGTTGGTTTTCCGGGTGTGCCCCCGTTCCGGTGTTCCGGAGCGGGGGCACACCTGTGTCGGGAGGCGTTTGCGGAAACTCCGGCCCAATAGGCGCACCCGAGGGGTCCGCCCACCGTTCCGGGGCGTGTGCCCCGGCCTCGGGTCCCGGGTCTGAGCACTCGCCACGGGGCCGCGCCCGCGCCACCGAACGCCGCCGCCCGCGCAGCGGCCGTCCGTATGCGTGTCCCTCGGGATTGCTCGGATCGGCCCCACTGCCCGGTTCCCAGTGGGAGAATGCCTCCGAGCGCCGAACCTTGGGGCTTTTCGCTTCTACGAGACGGACGGATTCGCGGGAGATCGCAATGCGGATGGCCGGTACGGGACGAAGGGCACGGTTCGGCGCGTCGGTGCTGCTGGCCGTTCTGGCCGCCAGTACGGGATGCTCCTCCGGAAACAGTGAGGGAACGGATGGGGAGGAACCGCCGCGGTTGGATCCGGAGGCGGTGTACCTGTCCTGGCAGGTGCCCAAGGGCGGACTCCCGGACGGGGAACCGCTCGACATCGCCGACGACGCACGGTTGGTGGGGGCCACCGACGATGTGCGCCTCCACGGCGTGCGGAAAGTGCGGGAGATGTCGCAACCCGTGGAGGGCGAACCGCCTCCGGGGGAGGAGACGGTGTCGCCGGATACGACGATGCCCTCCGCTGGTGGGCGGGCCGCGCCCGAGCACGAACTGCTTCTGGCCAGGATCGAGACCGACGACAAGGGCGTGTACCCGAAACTCTTCGAGCCGACAAGGGAGCTGAACAAGAGGGAGTTGTTTCTTCGGGTCGGGGACGCCAAGCGCCCCTTGCCGGATGAGGCGTTCTCCTCCGGGCAGAAGACGGGCCCTGTTGTTCTCACGGCCAGTGTGCCGACCGGGAAACCCGTCGCGTTGGTCATGGAGAGTGAGGGCCGTGAGCAGAGCCTGGATCTCCGGACCGGAGAACGCGGAGAGGACGCGGTGCGGGAGTTCTACCGCGCGCCCCTGGTCGGGCCGCGGAAAGCGGTCACATGGCCGGTAGACGTGCGAGTGAAGCTGAGAGACTCCCCCGGTTACCCGCCACTCAGCGATCCCGTAACCGTCACTATGCCCTCGCTCCCGGAGGAAAAGAAGGGGGAGAAGGGCTACCGGGGCGCCGCCCGGGGATTCTGGCTGTCAGTGTACGCGCCGGAACACGACTGGGCTCCGGAGGGTAAGCGTTGGCTCCTTTTCGAGTCGCCCTCGGTCTCGGATTCCGGAAACGGCAGCGATTACAACTACTACGCGGATGAGGCCGCCACCTACACGGTCGAAGCCGACGGGAAAACCTACGAACCGCGCGAGAGCAAACACTCGATCGAGGCGGTGCTGGTTCCGGAGTCGTTCCGGTCCGGAACCCTGCGGATAACACCGCAGGGCAAGGCGCGTTTGGCCCCGGATGCTCTGAAACCACAGGAGGCGGAGGTCACCGAAACGATCGACGGTCCGGTGGACCGGTCAACAGTCCCCATCCGCATCAGTCGGCTGTAGGGGCGGGCTCGTATCCGCCCACCCCGCCGCGGTGGCGCACCGGCACCTCGCGGGCGGTGGTGTTCCCGGCGGAGGGCGCCAGCGGTATCCGCCCGTCCGACACCGCCTTTCGGCCGGACCGTCGCTGGATGTCCGCGCGCTGACCAGGAGCGTCCGCCTCCTGTCACCGGTCCGGGGCCTCAGCGTGGTCGCTCTCGATGGGCGGGCCGTCCACGGCGCAGTGGTGGTGGCGGTCCACCCCGCTCGCGGGGCAGGCGGCGGCGGTGTCCCCGTCGAGCCGGTTGCGCACCAGCAGCGCCGCCAGCACACCCCCGGCCGCGGTGGCGGCGGCGCAGACCGCCATCGCCGTGTGGAACCCGGCGGTGAACAGGGCCGGATCCCGGTAGGCCGCCCCGGAGATGCCCGAGACCAGCGGGAGCACCGCCACCGCGACCAGTCCCGCGCCGCGCGACAGCGCGTTGTTCACCGCCGAGGCGAGACCGCTGTGCCGCTCCGGCACCCCGGCCAGCACGGTCGCCGTCAACGGCGCCACGGTGGTCGCTAGCCCCGCGCCGAACACCAGCACCGCCGGCAGCACCGTGGTCAGGTAGGCGCCGCTGGGCCCGGTCCGCAGCAGGAGCAGCATCCCCGCCGACATGACCAGCGGCCCCACCGTCATCGGCCACCGGGGGCCGATGCGTTCCGCCAGGTGGCCGGCGCGCGCCGAGAACGCCAGCATCAGCGCGGTGATCGGCAGCAGCGCCGCCCCGGCGGCCAGTGCGGAGTAGCCGGCGACCCGCTGCAGGTACAGGACCAGCAGGAACATCATCCCCGCCAGTGCCGCGTACACCGCCAGTGTGACCACGTTCGCCGCCGTGAACTGGCGGTTGGAGAACAGCCACAGCGGCAGCATGGGGGAGCTGCTTCGGGCCTCCACGGCGACGAACACCGCCAGGGCGGCCACCCCCGCACCCGCGAGGCCGAGTTCGGCGGCGCCGAACCCCTGACCTCCCGCGCTGATCATCGACCAGGAGAGGCTGCCCAGTCCGGCCACCACCAGCAGGACACCGGCGGCGTCGAACTCGCGGGGCGCCCGCGGGTCCCGGGTCTCGGGAACGTGCCTGGCCGTGACCAGCAGTACCACGGCCACCAGGGGAAGGTTCGTGAAGAAGATCCACCGCCAGGACAGCACGTCGATCAGCCACCCGCCCAGCAGCGGCCCGAGCGCGGAGGCGATCCCGGACAGCCCCGACCACGCTCCGATCGCCCGTGCCCGGTCCCGACGGACGAAGCTCGCCTGCAGGATCGCCAGGCTCCCCGGGGTGAGCAGCGCCCCGCCGACGCCCTGCAACCCGCGCGCGAACGCGAGCACCTCCCCGGTCGGCGCCAGCCCGCACAGCAGCGAGGCCACCGCGAACCACACCACCCCGATCTGGAACACGCGGCGGCGCCCGAACCGGTCGGCGAGCGACCCTCCCAACGGGATGAGCGCCGCCAGCGCCAGGGTGTAGGCGTTCAGCACCCACTGCAGCCCGGCGACACCGGTGCCGAGGTCCGCGCTGATGGAGGGCAGGGCGACGTTGACGGTGGAGGCGTCCAGGAACGCCAGACCCGATCCCACCACCGTTGCCAGCAGCACCCACCGGGCCCGGGGCGTTCCCCACACGATCTCGTCGGCTGCTGGTTCGGGACGCATCGGTCGGCCTTTCGCCAGGGGCGGCCACCCGCCGGCGGCGGGACTGTCTCCGGGGACGCGAGTGTGCGGCGCCGCATCCCCGCCCGATTCTGCCGCCGGAACGGCGCGCTATCCCGCAGCGCCATGCGGGGAAACCGGTGAGGGGCCGTGCTCTCCGTTGCCCGCCGTTTCCCTGCGGCTGCGTCACGGGTGGTGCAGCCGCGCCGAGGCGTCGGCCGGGAACTGCGTCGTGGTGTCGCCGAGGGTGAGGGCGCGGAACGTCGCGGCCGCGGCCTCCTCCAGGTTCGTCGCCCGGCGGAACGCCATTCCCACGTCGGGGCCCAGCGCCGAACACCCGTGGTGGGCCAGCACCACGCAGTTGTGACGGCGCGCCTCGGCGGCGGCGGTGTCGGCGAGTTCGTCCGAACCGTTGGGGTAGTAGCCGGTGCGGCCGATCGAGGTCACGTAGGCGGCGTGGTCCAGAGTGAACAGCCGGATGGGGTAGCCGAGCGCGTCCACGAGGACCGCGTGCTGCGGGTGCAGGTGGACGACAGCGTTGACGTCGTCGCGCTCCCGGTAGGTGCGCTGGTGCAGTTTCCACTCGCTGGACGGTCTGGGGGAGTCGCCGAGGACCTCGCCGGTCAGGTCCATGGTGGCGAAGTCGGAGGGGGACAGCTGGTCGAACCACACCCCGGAGGCGGTGACGAGGAACGTGTCCGATCCGGGGAGCCGCGCCGAGAGGTTACCGCCGCTGGCGAGCACGTAGCCCTGCTGGGCGGCTGTCCGTCCGACGTGGACGAGTTGTTCCACCAGCTCCTGCTTGGTCTCCGCCGCCCGCATGGCGCATCCGTCCCTTCCCGTTCGCGGTGCCCGGTCCTGGTGCCGATCCTGCCGCACGTCGGCCGGGCGGCGTCGCCCAGGTCCGTGTTCTGTGGACGTCGGCCGCACGGTCCATCCCGGCCGCCAGCCCTGAGGGACACCGGCGGCGCGGAGGATGGGACGCACCGGGCTGGCGGGGCCGTAGCCGTTCCGGAGCCGCCCGGCACGAGAACAGCCCTCCGGCCGCGCTCGGAGGGCTGAGTGTCTAGCTGTCCCGTGGTCGGGGGCGCCACGGAGAGGGAGGGTTACAGGCGGTCGGCGCGCACGTCGGCGAGGAACGCCTTCCACTCGGACGCGGAGAACGACAGGTGCCCGTCCCGCCGATTCCGGGTGTCGCGGACATCAGCTCCAGCCACGTGTTCCCGCACCTCGACACAGTCGTTGGTGCCACCGCTGTATGCCGACTTGTGCCACTCACTCATTCTCTAAGTTCCCCATCTCCTCATGTACTGCCTTGATGGATTCGTCTGGGTCCAAGGCGATTCCCTGCAAGGCTGCGAACAACATGCGGCGTCGAGTAACGGCGGCCGAACTCGTCAGGACCCGCCCCTGTTCCGCGTCCTCGACGTAGGCGACATCGGGAGTATCACGCATCATGAGCACGCGGAACGCCCCGGCGTTGCCCGGGTGTCTGGGGTGGTCCGCTGGAACGACCTGGACCGTGATGCGTTCCTGCTTGGCTAGTTCCGCGATGTAAGCCAGTTGCTCCTGTGTCGTCTCAGATCCGCCATACCTCCGGCCCAGCAGTGTTG is part of the Haloactinospora alba genome and encodes:
- a CDS encoding VanZ family protein; translation: MWQILLYLNYATFSLALLAFLPISFFAALAKHKKRKSFAASKAIAPLIFLVYFYILVRPVGGWSETGQSDPSITLNPVDAFRYADAGLTWQMAGLNMLLFVPLGIIVFLAANTSIVMWLAGPLFSFAIEASQSALGTGRQSDTVDLVANSAGYITGVAFSLAALFAVRYLTRSSVHTGSEANAARG
- a CDS encoding DUF4158 domain-containing protein → MPHDFLSDAQIARYARFPAKMSVGELEQFFRLDGQARAMGTAKRTPVH
- a CDS encoding VanZ family protein — encoded protein: MGFSSVTVALEAAVVFSPAVALAITALVWWRIRRDKPAVRVRVLLDSTADVLVPCALLLVSVLTLVNPGSGGGVVLVPFTGMLSTGMSMTTLYQSGGNIALFVPLGALLPLAYGRWLARWYRVLAVSAALSAVVELTQYLLATGHVSSVDDVVLNAAGGLLGAGLTWWWWRVGPRTGSAGPAVVAGYTADQG
- a CDS encoding cold-shock protein codes for the protein MVQGTVKWFNSDKGFGFISRDEGGPDVFVHYSNIAGSGFRNLEEDQRVEFYVTQSPKGPQAEDVQAL
- a CDS encoding class II aldolase/adducin family protein codes for the protein MRAAETKQELVEQLVHVGRTAAQQGYVLASGGNLSARLPGSDTFLVTASGVWFDQLSPSDFATMDLTGEVLGDSPRPSSEWKLHQRTYRERDDVNAVVHLHPQHAVLVDALGYPIRLFTLDHAAYVTSIGRTGYYPNGSDELADTAAAEARRHNCVVLAHHGCSALGPDVGMAFRRATNLEEAAAATFRALTLGDTTTQFPADASARLHHP
- a CDS encoding type 1 glutamine amidotransferase domain-containing protein, with product MATILFVVTGADHWTLADGTQHPTGFWAEELVAPYRAFTGAGHEVTFATPGGVVPTVDQGSLAPEVNGGEDGAREMRQALDGISELNRPLKLEEVAAADYDAVFYPGGHGPMEDLAVNADSARLLTAALRSGRPLGVVCHAPAALLATEDAPGGSPFAGYRLTGFTNTEEAQAGLADSAPWLLQDRLVALGAEFVEGDPWAPNVVADRNLHTGQNPSSSGPLAARMLEELD
- a CDS encoding MFS transporter codes for the protein MRPEPAADEIVWGTPRARWVLLATVVGSGLAFLDASTVNVALPSISADLGTGVAGLQWVLNAYTLALAALIPLGGSLADRFGRRRVFQIGVVWFAVASLLCGLAPTGEVLAFARGLQGVGGALLTPGSLAILQASFVRRDRARAIGAWSGLSGIASALGPLLGGWLIDVLSWRWIFFTNLPLVAVVLLVTARHVPETRDPRAPREFDAAGVLLVVAGLGSLSWSMISAGGQGFGAAELGLAGAGVAALAVFVAVEARSSSPMLPLWLFSNRQFTAANVVTLAVYAALAGMMFLLVLYLQRVAGYSALAAGAALLPITALMLAFSARAGHLAERIGPRWPMTVGPLVMSAGMLLLLRTGPSGAYLTTVLPAVLVFGAGLATTVAPLTATVLAGVPERHSGLASAVNNALSRGAGLVAVAVLPLVSGISGAAYRDPALFTAGFHTAMAVCAAATAAGGVLAALLVRNRLDGDTAAACPASGVDRHHHCAVDGPPIESDHAEAPDR
- a CDS encoding TetR/AcrR family transcriptional regulator, producing the protein MEGDRLTQILEGTYECLARYGVRRTTMDDIAGAVGISRSALYQYVSNKDDAVRRLVRCLHDRALERARAAAESADPPVQRVRGVLDAKLALFLELSGESPHTGELLDAKTRLFGDICRDFTAELRELLAGVFAEAGTAEVEPGEAADICLALVIGLESVSEPERLLGPAADAVAAGLLRG
- a CDS encoding DUF397 domain-containing protein, producing MSEWHKSAYSGGTNDCVEVREHVAGADVRDTRNRRDGHLSFSASEWKAFLADVRADRL
- a CDS encoding aldo/keto reductase; the protein is MRTVTLNNGVEMPQLGFGVWQVPDEEAHSAVTTALKSGYRSIDTASIYKNETGTGQALRDSGIARDELFVTTKLWNSDQGYDEALRAFDASLERLGLEYVDLYLIHWPMPGYGWYVDTWKALERIHADGRARAIGVSNFTEATLGRLLAEAEVVPAVNQIELHPQLAQSGMRAVGAEHGIATEAWSPLGQGKGLLQEPVLSEVAGKHGKTAAQVVLRWHLQLGNIAIPKSVTPSRIEENIDVFDFSLDSEDMERIATLDSGERIGADPDTMNWLG